The genomic region AGCGGCGCACCACACACGCGGCACGCCTCGCGCCGGAAGTTTCTCGCCCCGCAAGAAGGACAGACGCGCAGGTCCGGTGGCGCGGCCACCGCCGGCCGCGGTGGCTCGTCCCCGACAGACCGGTCCGATTCCGACCTGAACAGTCCGGCGTATGCCGCCCCCCAAGCGGCCCACGACAGGAGCGTGAATCCGGCGATGACCTGGACCAGAGCGAGAAATGATTGTGAGGTAAGGATCGGAAACATCGGGAGCACGAAAACGACATGGTCCTCGGCGGCGAACGGCGCCAGCGCGGCGAGGTACGCCAGGTACGCCGTGAGAAGCATGTTCAACGCCAGCCAGCCCCGGTGCTCGGCCTTCATGACGGTGCCCCCCACCCTTCGACCCATTCAACGGTCGTGTACGGTCGCTCGATGGCGTTCCCCACCGGGCACTACGGTCACGCCGCCATCCTTCAACGGGTCCGCCGTCGCCAAGCCCACACCAGCGCCAGCAGCCCTACCCATACCCCGGACACGTCCAGGGCGAACGGGAAGAGAAGAAAGCGGGTCGGATTCTCCAAAGGCGAGAGAAGCGTCGTCTTCATGGGGTAGGCCGAGTCGGGCGGCGTAAGTGAGCTTGCCTGTTCCACGAACGGCCACGGCGCGCCAAAGCGCAGGTGGCCCAACTGCGAGGCGTCGGTGATCGTGGCGGGGACGAAGAAGGGCGTGGCAAGCACGGCGACGACGCTCACGAACAGCAGGGCCAGCGCGATCCACACGTTCACGACGGTCCACCGTCCCCGCAGCGGCTTGGCCGCCTGAACAATCTCCCATCCAAGGGACGATTCACCGCCAGCGACGGTTCCGCTGGCCGTCCCTGACTCACCCCGCCGAAGGACCGTGCCGCCGACGCACACGCTCCAACAGCTGTTCCGGCGGCAGCAGGTTGAGCACCTCGGCCCGGCGCGCGCCGGCGCGCCGCGCCATCCACACGCCGTAGACGACGTGGTCGAGCTCCGCCACGCTGTGCGCGTCCGTGTTCACCGCGAGCGCGAGACCCTGGCGCAACGCCTCGAACGCGTGACCGTCGTCCAGGTCGAGGCGCGCCGGGTTGGCGTTGATCTCCATCGCGGTCCCGCGGCGTCGCGCAGCATCGAATACGGCGTCCAGGTCGAGGTCGTACCCTTCCCGCCGCAGGAGCAGCCGTCCCGTCGGGTGGCCGAGCACGTCGACGCGCCCCGATTCCAAGGCCCGGACCACCCGCGCCGTCATGGCCTCGCAGCTCATGGAGAAGGCGGAGTGAATCGAGGCGACGATCCACTCCAGCTCGACGCCCTCCGGGACGTCCAGCGAGCCGTCCTGCCGGATGTCCGCCTCCGTCCCGCGAAGCAGGCGCACGCCGTCCACCTCGCGCTGCACCTCTTCGACCTCCGCCGCCTGCCGGCGAAGGCGTTCCGCGTCCAGGCCGCGCGCGATCCTCAAGGCGAAGGAGTGGTCGGTGACGGCCAGGGCGCGGTAGCCCCGGTCGCGGGCAGCGCGCGCCATCTCGGCGAGCGTCGCCCGACCGTCGCTGGCGGCAGTGTGGGCGTGCAACTCCGCCGCCCAACCGTCGAGGCTGACGAGTTCCGACAGCGCCCCGAGCCGGGCGACGCGTTCGGGAAAGGCGCGAAGCTCGGGCGGCACCCACTCCCGGCCGAGGGCGCTGAAGACGGCGGCTTCGGCCGCGGGAGCGCGGAAGCCGTAAGGGTCCGGCCGCGCCTCGGTCCCGGCGGGTCCCTCGGCCGGCGCGTCCGCGGGCGTGCCTTCGGGTGCGCCTGCGAACGCTCCGCCCGACGCCATGAGGGCCTCGCGCGGTTCGCCCCCGAAGAGGCGCGACACCACGGCCGCGGGCCCCGTCAGGACGAGGAGGGCCCAGCCCCACGCGTCCGGAGGGGACCACCACCATCGAACGGCCACATCGCCGAACGACGCCCGCAGCCCTCGGGGCACCCCCGCGCCCAGCGCGTGAAGGACGGCGGGCCAAAGGCCGCCGGACGGATCGTCCGCAGGCGCGATCGACTGCAGGGGGCCGAGTTCGCCCGGCAGGCGCCCGCGCAGGGCCTCCACCCACGCGGCCCACGCCTCGCCGTCGCAGGCGACGGCGAGGTCGATCGCGCCCACGACG from Clostridia bacterium harbors:
- a CDS encoding PHP domain-containing protein, with the protein product MSYDAKWVARCLREIADLSELLDDDAQKAPAYRRAARAVEETGPELARLAAAGRLTEIPHVGPAIAAKVEAILATGTCPLLERLRARVPEGVRALLGLPGVGPKTVGTIWRELGVTSPAELAAAARAGRLQALPGFGPKKERALLEAAEAFGARSGRMLLGEAFPVARVLVEAALQAGATAALEVGEVRRREPVVGAIDLAVACDGEAWAAWVEALRGRLPGELGPLQSIAPADDPSGGLWPAVLHALGAGVPRGLRASFGDVAVRWWWSPPDAWGWALLVLTGPAAVVSRLFGGEPREALMASGGAFAGAPEGTPADAPAEGPAGTEARPDPYGFRAPAAEAAVFSALGREWVPPELRAFPERVARLGALSELVSLDGWAAELHAHTAASDGRATLAEMARAARDRGYRALAVTDHSFALRIARGLDAERLRRQAAEVEEVQREVDGVRLLRGTEADIRQDGSLDVPEGVELEWIVASIHSAFSMSCEAMTARVVRALESGRVDVLGHPTGRLLLRREGYDLDLDAVFDAARRRGTAMEINANPARLDLDDGHAFEALRQGLALAVNTDAHSVAELDHVVYGVWMARRAGARRAEVLNLLPPEQLLERVRRRHGPSAG